In Acidimicrobiales bacterium, the genomic stretch AAGGGCGCATGACCGACTTCGACTTCTTCTTCCAGCACGGCTCCGGACAGTCGGCCGGAGAGGAGCCCGCACGGGAGCCGGTCCCCTCGGGGGGGCCGGCACCCGAAGAGCCGCGGGCATCCGACGCGCCCCCGGCCGCCAAGGAGGATCCGATGACGACACTGACGCGCGAGCGCGACGAGTACCTGGACATGGTGCGCCGGGTCCAGGCCGAGTTCGAGAACTACAAGAAGCGCGTCATGCGCCAGCAGACCGAGCACCTGGAGCGGGCGGCCGAGTCCCTCGTGGTCAAGCTGCTCCCCGCCCTGGACACGCTCGACCTGGCCCGGTCGCACCACGATCAGGACAGCGAGGCGGGGGCGGCCCTGGCCCAGGTGGCCTCGGCATGGAACGACGCCCTGGAGAAGGAGGGGCTGCAGAAGATCGACCCGCTCGGTCAGGCCTTCGACCCCAACGAGGCGGAGGCGGTGATGCACGAGCCCGCCGACGACGGCGGATCGGTGCACGAGGTCGTCGAGGTGCTCCGCCCCGGTTACCGGTGGCGGGGCCGGGTGCTGCGCCCGGCCATGGTGAAGGTGAAGGGCTAACACCCGCATGGCTCCACAGCGCGAGTGGTTCGAGAAGGACTACTACAAGGTCCTCGGTGTGCCGGAGGCGGCCACCGACAAGGAGATCACGCGCGCCTACCGCAAGCTGGCCAAGCAGTACCACCCCGACGCCAACCCGGGCGCGGAGGAGCGCTTCAAGGAGATCTCGGCCGCCTACGACGTGCTGGGTGACGCCGACAAGCGCAAGGAGTACGACGAGGTGCGCCGGTTGGGGCCGGTGGGCGCCGGCTTCGGCGGGGGCCAGGGCGGCGGGGCCGGGTTCGGCGGAAACTTCCGGGTGGACGATCTCGGTGACCTCCTGGGCGGGATCTTCGGCCGCCAGCGGGGCGGCACCACGCGCACCGGTCCCCGGCGGGGCGAGGACATCGAGGCCGAGCTGCATCTCTCGTTCGAGGAGGCGGTGGACGGCGTCACCACCGAGGTGAATGTCACCAGCGAGGCGCCGTGCACGACGTGCCACGGCTCGGGCGCGGCCCCCGGCAGCCAGCCGACGGTGTGCTCCGTCTGCGGCGGGCGCGGGGTGCGCGACGAGAACCAGGGGCTGTTCTCGTTCTCGCAGCCGTGCCCGGCCTGCGGTGGCAGCGGAGTCCGCATCGAGAAGCCGTGCCGCACGTGCAAGGGCAGCGGGGTGGAGCGCCGGGCGCGCCAGGTCAAGGTCCGCGTCCCCGCCGGTGTGGAGGAAGGCCAGCGCATCCGCCTCAAGGCACGCGGCACGCCCGGCCGCAACGGCGGTCCGCCCGGTGACCTGTACGTGACGGTGCGGGTGGCGGCCCACCGCCTGTTCGGGCGCAGGGCCCGGGACCTGACCCTGACCGTCCCGGTGACCTTTGCCGAGGCGGCGCTCGGCGCCGAGATCAAGGTGCCCACGCTCACCACCCCGGTCACCGTCCGCATCCCGGCCGGCACACCCTCGGGGCGCACCCTGCGGGTGAAGGGACGCGGCGTTCCGACCGGCAAGGGCACAGGTGACCTGCTGGTCACCGTCGAGGTGGCCGTGCCGCCGAAGCTCTCCGATCAGCAGCGGAAGGCGGTGGAGGCGCTGGCCCAGGCCACCGACCAGTCCCCCCGCACCTACCTCGGAGTGTGATGGCGATGGCCGAGACCAGGAAGCCGGACGAC encodes the following:
- the dnaJ gene encoding molecular chaperone DnaJ produces the protein MAPQREWFEKDYYKVLGVPEAATDKEITRAYRKLAKQYHPDANPGAEERFKEISAAYDVLGDADKRKEYDEVRRLGPVGAGFGGGQGGGAGFGGNFRVDDLGDLLGGIFGRQRGGTTRTGPRRGEDIEAELHLSFEEAVDGVTTEVNVTSEAPCTTCHGSGAAPGSQPTVCSVCGGRGVRDENQGLFSFSQPCPACGGSGVRIEKPCRTCKGSGVERRARQVKVRVPAGVEEGQRIRLKARGTPGRNGGPPGDLYVTVRVAAHRLFGRRARDLTLTVPVTFAEAALGAEIKVPTLTTPVTVRIPAGTPSGRTLRVKGRGVPTGKGTGDLLVTVEVAVPPKLSDQQRKAVEALAQATDQSPRTYLGV
- a CDS encoding nucleotide exchange factor GrpE, whose product is MTDFDFFFQHGSGQSAGEEPAREPVPSGGPAPEEPRASDAPPAAKEDPMTTLTRERDEYLDMVRRVQAEFENYKKRVMRQQTEHLERAAESLVVKLLPALDTLDLARSHHDQDSEAGAALAQVASAWNDALEKEGLQKIDPLGQAFDPNEAEAVMHEPADDGGSVHEVVEVLRPGYRWRGRVLRPAMVKVKG